TGTATAcgctgactctctgtctctctgttacCTCATCAGGCTGGCAGGTTGTTGATGAggaagtttgtgtgtgagagaatgggGATCCTGTGGTCAGAGATCAGACTGGAGCGATCTCCCAGAGGGAAACCTTACCTGGCAGCTCCACTGAAGGTTCATTCCAAATGTTTCCATAAAGTAAAGTTCTGTGGGTTTGAACGAAGTTTGGATGCCcagcatttatattttatgaaagttttttaaagatatttattttggcCATGATAATCGTGCAGTAAAAATCTGAAATCGAGACAGCCTTACTGACTTCACTTAGGTTTCCGTATTTTGACTTCGAGCTTAGAGCCTACCTTTCCTGACTAGAAGACATTAAAGTAGTTCCCAGATGGCTGGTTTGATTTCTATCTTGCTGTCTGTTTCCAGGGCAGTTCAGATTCAGGTGCTGAACCCCCGGCCTGGAGTTTCAACCTGTCCCACCAGGGGGACTACGCTGTGCTCGCTGCGGAGCAGGGGGTGCAGGTGGGAGTGGATATCATGAAGACCACCATGCCAGGTAAATGCTTAGCGTAACAGATGAAGCAACTTAACAATATCAACAAATATTGGCACAGGCacaaacattgacatttttaacatctgtttattgattttaaaagagCGGAATAGAAATACATTAAACCAATtggacaaacaacaacaacttaaGAAAAAACATTGGAAAAGTAACTCATCATTTACCACACAAGTTACAAGGTATATATGACACAATTAAGTGGTAAACATGGCACTTAGCTGAAAGCTTATGgtattacatgacattacattgaAGGAGTAGGATTGGTCgtttttaaacacaacattcaaagttggcccCACCTCGCTGAAAGCCAACACCAGATAGCCTCTCAATCTTTTGAAAAGTTTTGCCTtgttttaattctgttttttcGGCACTGAATCTGCCATTTTCATCGCTTCCtcttcataataaaaataatacatttaatttatatagtgcttttctaggTGCACAAAGACACTTTAAAATAGAGAAACATATTGTGCAAGCATGCAAACAGACATGCATCCAAAATCGTACACACACGacgcaaaaacaaaacaaaactcagaACAAATAGAACCAAAACAGAGAGGAGCTAAAACTAGTGGTCATGATATCAGTGTATTCTCCAACACGACCACAAGGGGGCACTgttgccttgtgtgtgtgtgtgtgtgtctgtgtgtctgtgtgtgtgtgtgttgtgtgtgtgtgtgttctttccATCTCTGTAGTGCATCTGACGCCTCCCTCCATCTTCCACTCACCTCATTTTGTTTTCCCATcgtctccctccttccctttccttctgtctttgtctcatccttcttttgctctcctctcctccctccttcttttcctccagGTAGCAGCTCTGTGCCGGAGTTTTTCCGCATCATGACTCGTCAGTTTACAGCGTACGAATGGAGCGTCATCCAATCAGCCGGCTGGGAGCACCAGCAGCTTGCCGCGTTCTACCGCCACTGGGTAACCATGGCAACCATCCTACCCTGTCGTCGCATTGCTTCTGGGCCCCatgggtggtggtgtgtgtgtgtgtgtgggaaccATAGGGAGAAAATAACATTGACAATGTCcttttagacacacacacatgtgtacattATGCACATATTCATATGCtctcatatttctttttatttctcacattCTGTCCATCTCTGCATTTCgtccacacagatacacaatagttcttcttatttctttcatgcgtacacacacacacacacacacacacacacacacacacacacacacacacacacacacacagatggacagCAACGATGGTGCTAAGTAAAGATGTTGTGAGATTGAGAGGGCGGCACAAAGACGTCAAGCTCTGATATCATCACCACACTGTTCACTAATGGCAGAGTTCGACGGTTGCTATAGTGATTAGGCTTGTAATACTGTTATTGTGGCTCATTGGCTGCCGAGCAGGGTTGGTTTTGGCGGgacacacgcattcacacaaacacacaaagtcgCTCTTTTGTATACACACtgttatacatgtgtgtatacattcCCATCTGTTGTGGTTTTAAGTTATTGTGCTACTGagccaaatcacacacacacacacacacacacacacactcacactcacacatcaagaagcacacacacagtccttctCAGCTTTGTCAGACatacaaatgttctttttccTTAAGTGCTGCGGATCATTTTCCTCGTGCATCTAATCGAGTTTTCTCCATTTTCCACTAAGGCCTTGAAGGAGAGCTTCATCAAGGCCATCGGCACAGGTCTGGGCTTTAACCTGCAGAGGGTGGAGTTTCACCTGTCCGCTGAACCTCTCACACAGAAATATGTACTGCGCCAGACCAAGATGCATctagatgaggaggaagaagaggactGGATATTTGAAGTGAGTTTGTCTCAGGCTGGTTTATTTCcagataaaaaaaacccaaaacattaGAGATTAAAAGAGAGATCACTGACTTGATGACTTGATATAAAGCACAAAGAGTTTTATGTTATTTGGATTCTTCTGATGCTTTTATTgcacaaatgttgttttgagcacaaatctcttttttttgggaaatgtgtttatttggttTTTAACAGGTGTCCGAAGGAGACACAATCTGCCTACCAGCGCTTCTaatctcactaattaacacgttaCATATCAGTTGTGTGATCGCAGCTGGTTGCCTAGCAACCTCATGGTTACAACAAGTATCCGGGAAGTGACTGCGCCCAGCCAAGAGATAGACCGGCAcataacacacattttacagtCCTCTTCCCAAAAGgttgaactatttctttaatgggggggggaggggagtgCCATGAGGCAAGTCTGTAGTAAAGTATCATCTAATGTGCAGACAGACATTCTTTAAAACGATCACTTTGGAGTGTTTTTTAACAGCACTTCCTCCCAAATGTAAAGAAACATTGTCAGGTTGAATACTGCAGCGAGTCAGATTAACACCACTGAGTGTGTTCTTATTAGTGTGTCTCGTGTGACATGTGTAGAACCAGTTTGACGCTGGTTTAAGGACGTCAATTAGCTGAAAAGCAGCGCTGCTGTGGGCTCCTCCATGCTCTGTTCCCCGCTGGCTGCCCCCCTTGAAAGCATCTGCAAAATGAATCACAGGTGGTCTTGCAGAGAAGGGGTCCTTCGAGTGGCCCTCCAGCCCTCCTAACGCCAGGACAAGAGTTTGAGGAGTGCACCCTCATTCACTGTCAGAGTAGAAGAATCATCTGTTGCCATCTATTTCCCATTGTATCTCCTCTTTGCTGCTCTTCTGCTCTCTAAACCTTCATTCCCCGTCCTCTCCACTTCTACCCCTgtctttttcctctttatttcacccccccaccccctttctcttcctctgtccttcATGCCCAGTGGCAGAGAGATTAACAAGTGACTGCTAAAAGGTTACCACTGGTTGGTTTGAAAAGCCTGATGTCACGTCGCCTCTcgtctctccatccctctgaAGGTCGTGGAGGCTTAATGCTGTTTtagtgtctgtgttttcacacCGGGGAATTACAGCTCGCTTATATCGATCGCAGGTAGATGGTAATGCACGAGTCCTCTTTGAACTATACATTGTATATTGTAGGGCAAAGTGAAGTAACAGCCTCATACGTGATGTAGAAAAGATGAAGAGAGACGAGTTAAAGCAAGAATCAGCGAAGCAAAGAGGAATGGAGAGAAAACCAGAAGCTGTAAGTCAAAAAGCTCCCCTGCACCGCCTCATTTAAAGCTggtttatttcatatttattaaacATGACATCAGTTTTAAATGACGTTTGTCAGGTATGTGAACAAACATGACAACAGTTCCATGTTAATACATGTAGAAATAAGGGTGCATTTGACAATTAGAGCTTGAACAGTTGGTCAATTCAGTCAtttgttgttaaaataaaaaattataagtattttgataatcaaattTGTCATACAAGAAAAATTACTGAACATTTGTTGGTACCAGAATCTTAAAATATGagcatttcctgcttttctgtacTTTATATCATTTACTGACAAAATGATCAGCACATGAATCTATAATAAAATAACCCTAATGCCAATATCTCTCAGAAATACAAGTCTTATTTCATTTcatcttatttcttatttcatgACTGCATAATATATTCTTCTTCGTATCATCTATGGAATAACTTAACGCTGTCCAAACAATGAGGGAATATAATGTAGAACTGACTACAGAGTGCTGGCATTGTTAAATATGATTGgtaataaaaaatgaacaataGTGACGTTTATGACACTgtataaagtacttaaagatGAAATAAGACAAGATAATATTAGACTTTAAATAGATCCTATTGTGGTAAAAAGttctgaaaagaaagagaagctgGTCCTCCCTCGGTACGTCCCCAAGAACAGCGACACACCTCATTATTTGTGATCAGAGAATGATTGCAGTGAACTCAAGAGGTCAAACTGAATCGAATATTTTTTTCTCCGATTCGTCTTGTATACAAATAGACACAGTCGAAGCTCTAAGTGTTAACAGAGAGATGAGGCGAGCAGCAGTGCCGTTGACCTGGTGTCCTCTGACTCACTGTGTGCTGATTGGCTAGATCAGAGAGCAGCTATGACTTATTACTTCCTGCTGACCTCTAGTGATCACTCCTTCAGCCTTCAGACACAAACTGAAGGACAGAACAACACAGACTGTAACAAAGCCAGAAAAACAGCACAATGactaaatattcacattttaatacAGTTCCTGGTGACATTCCTCTCgctttgtttttcctttggGCTTCTCTCTATGCTCCCTTACTCTCTTTTGTTAATAACccccactacacacacacacgcacacacacacacacaccaacaccaccTGTTACTCCCACGTATACACACTCAGCTTTTGACCTTTAATGTCCAAGCGTATTTTGCCAGCTACAAAGGCAACTGCATCTGTTGTAGAAGTTAGAGAGTGCAAACCAATGTGCAACAACATCAATACAATATTTCATGTTAAAGTAAGTACGTCAACGCTGAGAAATAAATCTGCATAGATTCACATAAGCTGGAAAATTGGATATGAATCTGATTTTGCTGCACATTAATCATACACACGCTGTAGAATGGATTTATATCTTCACTTTTCAGTGAATGCATTTATGCTTGAGGTTTCCTGGTATCACAGGCACCGTTATGGCTCAGGAAGCGTCGCGTGACATCTGACTGAACCTCCGCAAGCTTACCGTAGAAACCATGCAAACGCATActaaatatgtttacatatatTCAATAGATGCGGACGCATGCATGGTTCATTTCTGTTTAAAGGTCTGATAAGGAGACATTGTTTGTCATAAAATACCTTCTCTATAATTGTAAGTATTtgctctgactgtgtgtgtgtgtgtgtgtgtgtgtgtgtgtgtgtgtgtgtgtgtgtgtgtgtgtgtgtgtgtgtgtgtgtgtgtgtgtgtgtgtgtttctgcaggagaGCTTGCTGGATGCTGACCATCATGTTGCCGTAGCACTCGGACCAGCAGGCTCTGCAGTAAGGACAcatgataattataataaaggGAGGTCATTGAAATGCTTCATTAGCCGTAACACTGCACACTTTTCTGTTCATCTCTAAAACCCTGCAGAAGACGGGCTTAAAGAGTCTTTTAACACCAGGCTGAAAAGTATCATTTCACTGTCACTGCTTtctctgatttaaaaaagaagtctGCACACACGCAACAGTGAATGTCCAAATGCACAAAGTATTATAAGTAAGTGTTGGTTAACATGAGTCACGTGTGTCACATATAGTCTATAATCACAAACATCTGATTGATGATGGGTAGACGGTTATCTTctacaacttttaaaaaacattttaagctATTTATTAAATGAGAAAGCcaaacatttgtacatttgtaggtcttaatgtgtaattacttctatgtattttaaatgttgatgttgtttttcttaatgtgatttttaatgttatatgtacctgtaaagcgtctttgagtaccttttttaaaagcgcttgataaataaaatgtattattattaatcttcTCCAAAATTAGGATCTACCACAAGCTcatattcaataaaataaattattaataataataataataaaaccctTGTTGAGACATTTTTCTCTAGAAACATGTGTTGTAGGAGTCTTTTAAAGGcttaataaagataaataacaaaatattcactataataacttaaaaatgaaatgaagcatTAGTTGCAGCACTATTAGACACTCCACTCTATTTCGGTAATTAAagactctcttcttctctcttcctctcagcgTTTTCGTCCATCATTTCCTCCTACCACCTCATTTACACTGCTGTCGTTCAGTGACCTCATCGCCTCGGCCTCACCTCTGACGGAGGAAGACCCCGCCTGCTGGGACGGCTTCAAGATGAAG
This genomic interval from Cottoperca gobio chromosome 13, fCotGob3.1, whole genome shotgun sequence contains the following:
- the aasdhppt gene encoding L-aminoadipate-semialdehyde dehydrogenase-phosphopantetheinyl transferase, with the protein product MGSVRWAFRCGSWTPSRSDWLLASRCIQCEEKERIGQFVFAKDAKSAMAGRLLMRKFVCERMGILWSEIRLERSPRGKPYLAAPLKGSSDSGAEPPAWSFNLSHQGDYAVLAAEQGVQVGVDIMKTTMPGSSSVPEFFRIMTRQFTAYEWSVIQSAGWEHQQLAAFYRHWALKESFIKAIGTGLGFNLQRVEFHLSAEPLTQKYVLRQTKMHLDEEEEEDWIFEESLLDADHHVAVALGPAGSARFRPSFPPTTSFTLLSFSDLIASASPLTEEDPACWDGFKMKAEAPQRQKETDTSK